A stretch of DNA from Desulfosarcina ovata subsp. ovata:
GTGACGGCCGGCATCCCCGACATTGAAGAGGCCATAACTAGGGCCGGCGACGATGATCCGGTGTGGGACCGGTTGATACAACTCATCTCAACGGCCATCGGTCCGTTCAAGGAGGCGTATGCCGACGCTGGAGACATTGGGCCGCAGAATCCGGACCGCCCATGAACTGTTGAGCGTGGTCAAGACCATGAAGAGCCTGGCCGCCGTCAATATCCGTCAGTTCGAGCGGGCGGTGGCGTCCCTGGAGCAATACCGCCGCGTGGTGGACATGGGATGGTCCGTGTTTCTCAGAATGGGGCGCCCCATGCTCCAGCGGTCCCGAAACGATGTAGACGTCTGTATGGTGGTGGGGTCCGATCAAGGCATGTGTGGTCAGTTCAATGAATCCCTTTGGCCATTTGTTCTCGAACAGGTGGCAAAGACGGAGTCGGCCAACGGACGGAAATGGAGATACTGGAGTGTGGGTGAAAAAGTGCGGGGCATCATAGAAGATGCGGGGGTGGTCCATGACGTACACTTGTCGCCCCCGGGGAGCTTGAATGCCGTCAACCGGAAAATTCACGAAATAGTCCTGGCAATCGAAAAGTGGTGGTCGGCCAAAAAGATGGAAACGTTCTTCATCTGCCACCATGTACTTGGCGCACAGGGGGGATACGCACCCGTGTTCCAGCGGGTTCTGCCTCTCGATGAAACCTGGGCTGAAGAACACAGGCGCACAACCTGGCCGGGACGCTGCCTGCCCATGCTGAGCGCCTCACGGGAAACGATGTTCGCCCATCTCTTCAGGCAATATCTGTTTATCTTCCTTTACAGGGCGCTCACCCAGTCCCTGGCGAGCGAGAACGCAGCCCGGCTCGTGGCCATGCAGGCCGCCGAAAAAAATATTCTGGAAACCCTCGACGACCTTACGGGCCAGTTCCGGGAACAGCGCCAGACCGCCATCACCGCCGAGTTATTGGATATCGTTTCCGGTTTCGAAGCACTCAGCGATGAGGGTTCTTTATAAGGCGCCTCGCTTGCGATCGCGGATGGAGAACATATGGCGCACTGGCTGGCCATGGCGATCGGGCAGGCGATGACGCTCGACGAGTGCCTGTTCCAACCGTTTTATCATCCGGTGATCGAAGAGACGCTGCGGGATGCGTTGCAGGACTGTCTGGCGCAAACCGAGCTGGGATTGCCGAACCCGCCGGGTATGATGCCCGGCGTAACCATGTTTCCGGCGGCTCGGTAGGGACGCGATGCCCGTGCCAAGCCACGGGCAAGTAGCGTATCCCTGAGTTTGGATTTGGAGCTCTCGCAATAGCCATTTTTCCATTCAAAAAGCAATTGCCGTTTTGTTTGCAATGGACTGATTTATCAGATATCATTTTACATT
This window harbors:
- a CDS encoding F0F1 ATP synthase subunit gamma, with translation MPTLETLGRRIRTAHELLSVVKTMKSLAAVNIRQFERAVASLEQYRRVVDMGWSVFLRMGRPMLQRSRNDVDVCMVVGSDQGMCGQFNESLWPFVLEQVAKTESANGRKWRYWSVGEKVRGIIEDAGVVHDVHLSPPGSLNAVNRKIHEIVLAIEKWWSAKKMETFFICHHVLGAQGGYAPVFQRVLPLDETWAEEHRRTTWPGRCLPMLSASRETMFAHLFRQYLFIFLYRALTQSLASENAARLVAMQAAEKNILETLDDLTGQFREQRQTAITAELLDIVSGFEALSDEGSL